In the genome of Cydia strobilella chromosome Z, ilCydStro3.1, whole genome shotgun sequence, one region contains:
- the LOC134753911 gene encoding uncharacterized protein LOC134753911 — protein MNGEVERQNRDVLKRLKISQVEKKNWKDDLLEYLIMYNSTPHSTTGKTPSELFFRRQFRDKIPTAADMECKIFDSDVRDRDKEKKEKGREYTDRKRKAADSNLEIGEKVYVKNLIKDNKLTPNFNPDSHTVTDVSGGDVRVRNDATGKEYRRNVVHLKKAETGEWSVINKNSESAPLPDQDQNED, from the coding sequence ATGAACGGCGAAGTCGAACGCCAAAACAGAGATGTACTTAAACGGCTGAAAATCAGCCAAGTAGAGAAAAAGAACTGGAAAGATGATCTCctagaatacctaattatgtacaacaGCACTCCACACTCCACCACAGGTAAAACACCTTCAGAACTCTTCTTCCGAAGGCAGTTCCGAGACAAAATACCCACAGCGGCTGATATGGAGTGCAAAATATTCGATTCAGATGTAAGAGATAGggataaagaaaagaaagaaaagggACGGGAATATACGGATAGGAAGAGGAAAGCAGCAGACAGTAATCTAGAAATCGGTGAAAAGGTCTACGTCAAAAACCTAATAAAAGATAACAAACTTACCCCTAACTTTAATCCTGATTCGCACACTGTTACAGACGTAAGCGGTGGTGATGTTAGAGTAAGGAATGACGCGACTGGAAAAGAATATCGCAGAAATGTTGTTCACCTCAAGAAAGCTGAAACTGGTGAATGGtctgttataaataaaaatagcgaAAGTGCACCCCTACCGGACCAAGATCAAAATGAAGATTAA